From a region of the Cyclopterus lumpus isolate fCycLum1 chromosome 5, fCycLum1.pri, whole genome shotgun sequence genome:
- the alpl gene encoding alkaline phosphatase, tissue-nonspecific isozyme codes for MKATALLIVCSCLISGSFGKPQFPEQEKEPKFWNTWAQRTLKNALTLETLNRNTAKNLILFLGDGMGVPTVTAARILKGQLNGQSGEETQLEMDKFPFVSLAKTYNTNAQVPDSAGTATAYLCGVKANEGTVGVSAAAVRSQCNTTEGNEVTSILKWAKEAGKSVGIVTTTRVNHATPSASYAHSVDRDWYSDNEMPADALKDGCKDIARQLFENIPNIDVVMGGGRKYMFPKNTSDVEYPGVAKHSGTRKDGRNLVQEWIDKMRNKRGHYVWNKKQLLSLNPTSVDYLLGLFEPADLPYNLERNTETDPSLTEMVEVAIKILRKNPKGFYLLVEGGRIDHGHHEGKAKQALHETVEMDRAIGQASLMTSIHDTMTIVTADHSHVFNFGGYTVRGNTIFGLAPMMSDVDQKPFTSIIYGNGPGYKLVNGGRENVSTVDYQDSNYQAQAAVPLSMETHGGEDVAVFAKGPLAHLLHGVHEQNYIPHVMAYAACIGQNREHCFTSSGSAVLRPVLSSMATLLTVTRILC; via the exons ATGAAGGCGACGGCCCTGCTCATCGTTTGCTCCTGTCTGATTTCGGGGAGTTTCGGGAAGCCGCAATTCCCTG aacaagagaaggaacccAAGTTTTGGAACACGTGGGCCCAGCGGACCCTGAAGAACGCTCTGACGCTGGAAACTCTCAACAGAAACACTGCGAAGaatctcatcctcttcctcggAGATG GGATGGGCGTTCCCACGGTGACAGCTGCTCGGATACTGAAGGGTCAGCTGAACGGacagagtggagaggagacgcAGCTGGAGATGGACAAGTTCCCCTTCGTGTCATTGGCCAAG ACGTACAACACTAACGCGCAGGTGCCAGACAGCGCCGGCACCGCCACAGCTTACCTCTGCGGGGTCAAGGCCAACGAGGGCACGGTGGGCGTGAGCGCGGCCGCGGTCCGATCCCAATGTAACACCACGGAGGGCAATGAGGTCACGTCCATCCTCAAATGGGCTAAGGAAGCAG GCAAGTCGGTGGGCATCGTCACGACGACCCGAGTCAACCACGCGACTCCCAGTGCTTCTTACGCCCACAGCGTGGACAGAGACTGGTACTCCGACAACGAGATGCCCGCTGACGCCCTGAAGGACGGCTGCAAGGACATCGCCAGGCAACTCTTTGAAAACATTCCCAACATTGAT GTGGTTATGGGCGGGGGGAGGAAGTACATGTTCCCCAAAAACACGTCGGACGTAGAGTACCCCGGCGTTGCAAAGCACAGTGGCACACGAAAAGACGGAAGAAACCTGGTGCAGGAGTGGATTGACAAAATGAGGAATAAA AGAGGTCATTATGTATGGAACAAGAAGCAGCTCTTATCACTGAACCCCACCAGCGTAGATTACTTATTGG GTCTCTTTGAACCTGCGGATTTGCCGTACAACTTGGAGAGGAACACGGAGACGGATCCCTCGCTGACGGAGATGGTTGAGGTTGCCATCAAGATCCTGAGGAAGAACCCAAAAGGATTTTACCTGCTTGTCGAAG GAGGACGTATTGATCACGGACACCACGAGGGCAAGGCCAAGCAGGCTCTTCATGAAACTGTGGAAATGGACAGAGCCATCGGTCAGGCAAGCCTCATGACCAGCATCCACGACACAATGACAATAGTCACCGCTGATCATTCTCACGTGTTCAACTTCGGGGGCTACACGGTCAGAGGAAACACAATATTTG GTCTGGCCCCAATGATGAGTGACGTTGACCAGAAGCCCTTCACCTCCATCATTTACGGGAACGGACCAGGTTACAAACTGGTTAACGGCGGGAGGGAGAACGTCTCCACCGTCGACTACC AGGACAGCAACTACCAGGCCCAGGCAGCCGTACCTCTGAGCATGGAGACTCACGGAGGAGAAGATGTGGCTGTGTTTGCTAAAGGTCCCCTGGCTCACCTGCTGCATGGGGTCCACGAGCAGAACTACATCCCCCACGTGATGGCGTATGCAGCCTGCATCGGCCAGAACAGGGAACACTGTTTCACAAGCAGCGGGTCTGCCGTCTTACGCCCCGTCCTCTCCAGCATGGCAACCCTTCTCACAGTCACCCGAATTCTGTGCTGA